The following is a genomic window from Thermodesulfobacteriota bacterium.
GCAGAGCGTATATTTCGGCCAGACGGAGCCCGGCGCGGAACCGGGGGGCCCGGGAGGGTCGGTGAATGTTCCGACGCTTTCCGAATGGGGGATGATCGCGGCGGCTGTCGGTTTTGCGTTCGTAGGCGTGTTCTATGCATTGAGGAGAAGGAAGGCGTCGGCTTGATGCGGACCACGTCCGCGGGAAGTCGACGTAGTACGTTTGAGTGATATATGCACTGGAAGCGCTGCAAGAGATATTGGCAAGATGCTGCTACTTCGAATGTCAGCGGACACGGTTCGCCGGTGGCTGAAGGGGAAGTTCTATACTTAACTGGTAAGGGTGGTGCAGGGGTTTTCTACTTTTCCTTGATGAAAAGTAGCACACACGAAGTGTGTTTTCCGACGAAGTACCTTCATGGATTTTTGCAACTGAAGTGCGAAAGGTGGTAATAGAAATGCGCCGCTACTTCGATTGCGTGCGGCTGCGAGCCGCCGGGCCGGGGACACGTAGTGTCTTTTTCGACATAGCATAGAAGGTGCTAAAGTCACTTGAAGCGCGTCAGGTGGTAATAGCAAGACTGCTGCTACTTCGGAATCCTGCACGCGTGGCGTGCAAAATCATCGTTCCTTCGCAAAATCCTCCAAATACTTTACCCCCACCCTGACCCTCCCCCTGGGAGGGGGAGGGAAGAGTAAGGTGGGTCGGATTTTTAACGCTCATCCACTCGATGTCTTCGGCGTGGCAAGGCTGGTGATTGAACAATATGGACGACCGAACGGTGCTATGAATTTCCAAGTCGGCTACGTCGAATTCCGGCACGCGTGCACACGTACGTGTGTTTCTCGACATGGCAACGAAGTTGCTAAAGTCACTTAAAGCGCGTCAGGTGGTAATAACCATGCCTTGCTATTTCGATATCCTGCGGGCGTGGCCCGCCGGCCCGGAGGGGTATTGCTGCGCTGCTTATGCGGCTTGCAATATTAAGGGATTTTCGGCGTAGCGCGTTCGGATGCTATAGGTGACTGAAGCGCGGCTGGTGATATTGGCTAGACGTCGCTACTTCGGGTGCCGATGCACGTGGCGGCCTGGAAGCGGCCCGCCTAATGCAGCGAAGAATCACCCCGATCGGTGGGCGATTCGCCCTGTCCCTGGGGGCGGGCTATCTCGATCTCGCCGCCCTTGTCCCTGAGCTCGTAGCCCGAGGCGAAAAAGCGGTCGGCGAATTCCCTTATCTCGGCCTCGGTGGCGCGTATCGTAATCTTGGCTATGGTGTTATTTTCCTGTATTTCCAGCGGCTTAAGCGTGTATGGATTGGTCCTCCCGGGGAAGAACTTCGCGATGTAGGAGCCCAGCCTTGTCGAGTATTCGATGAGCTCGTCCCGGGGTATGGATATGACGAAGTAATAATTTTTTTCACTCATGCTAATTCCCTCTGTAAGAATGATTATACACCGGTATAATAGATTTGTTCCGACATGGTGTCCCCCGAAAGGATTATCAAGCTTTGGGAGAAAGAGCAAGAAAAATGGGGTCTTGAGGATTGGGTGCTCCTGTTTTCGAACCAGAAACGGCACCTCGGATACTGCAAACCCCGTAAGAGAATTATCTCGCTCTCGCTCGCCTTTTTGAGTACGAACTCGTTCCAGGTGATGAAGGACACGCTCCTTCACGAGATCGCGCACGCGATCCATTACATGGAGACGGGAAAGACCAACCACGACAACGGCTGGAGGGACGTCGCCCGGCGAGTCGGGTGTAGGCCCGAGAGGTGCGCACCGGTGGACGGGCTGACGATGCCGCGCGGCAAGTACATCGGGCTCTGCCCGGCGTGCAGCAAGACGATCTACTTTTACCGGAAGGTAAAGCGGAGCTATTCCTGCAGCGAGTGCACGAAGGGCTACGACCCGCGCTTCAGGCTGAAGATAATG
Proteins encoded in this region:
- a CDS encoding SprT-like domain-containing protein yields the protein MVSPERIIKLWEKEQEKWGLEDWVLLFSNQKRHLGYCKPRKRIISLSLAFLSTNSFQVMKDTLLHEIAHAIHYMETGKTNHDNGWRDVARRVGCRPERCAPVDGLTMPRGKYIGLCPACSKTIYFYRKVKRSYSCSECTKGYDPRFRLKIMSTEVYELNGGRNGAYGARRNGAGRNGSGRNGNSRNHR